In Desulfuromonas acetexigens, the following proteins share a genomic window:
- a CDS encoding Hsp70 family protein, whose product MTKRFALGIDLGTSNSALAYRPLDGDETPQVLPVPQLLSFQSLGERDTLPSAIYLPLEQEAAATGARLPWEEGSPLTAVVGEFARAHGALSPERLVTSAKSWLCNPNIDPEQPLLPWQSDLGERKISPLTASRCYLEHLRQAFFRHLEAAGETPDLADCEIVLTVPASFDEVARLHTHLAAEAAGWGEVTLLEEQQAAFYHWIDSHGDQWREQVSPGDLVLICDVGGGTADFSLVAVAERNGELHLERVSVGDHLLLGGDNMDLALAHHLKAELEGQGQKIDNWQFHSLVHACRLGKEKLFADGDLEQYPISLASRGSSLFARTLTTQLRRELLTRVLLDGFFPAVTIDQHPQRRRHFGLREFGLDYAAEPALSKHLAEFLARSWQNVQSRDELRALVGDRFGEHQGLRFLRPNAVLFNGGVFKAAPLRQRMLDILAAWNDGAPVRELAGAHFDLAVAKGAAAFAGIRATGQGIRIKAGTARSYYIGLESTMPAVPGFTPPLKAICVVPQGMEEGSDMALPDQEFGLITGEPVEFRFFSSSIRAGDQVGDVVEGEDDLEETAQLEVTLPPASGQIGEFLPVTLHSVVTELGTLELWMRHAASGKEWKVEFNVRPQ is encoded by the coding sequence ATGACTAAACGCTTCGCCCTGGGCATCGACCTCGGCACTTCCAACTCGGCCCTGGCCTACCGCCCCCTCGACGGCGACGAAACCCCCCAGGTGCTGCCCGTTCCCCAGCTGCTCTCCTTCCAGTCCCTCGGCGAGCGGGATACCCTGCCCTCGGCCATCTATCTCCCCCTCGAGCAGGAAGCGGCCGCCACCGGCGCCCGCCTTCCCTGGGAGGAAGGTTCGCCCCTGACCGCCGTCGTCGGTGAATTCGCCCGCGCCCACGGCGCTTTGTCCCCCGAGCGGCTGGTGACTTCGGCCAAATCCTGGCTGTGCAATCCGAACATCGACCCGGAACAGCCCCTGCTCCCCTGGCAATCCGATCTCGGGGAACGGAAAATCTCCCCCCTGACCGCCTCCCGCTGTTATCTGGAGCATCTGCGTCAAGCCTTTTTCCGGCACCTGGAAGCCGCCGGGGAAACGCCCGATCTGGCCGACTGCGAGATCGTCCTCACCGTCCCCGCCTCCTTCGACGAGGTGGCGCGTCTGCACACCCATCTGGCCGCTGAAGCCGCCGGCTGGGGGGAAGTGACCCTGCTCGAAGAGCAACAGGCCGCTTTCTACCACTGGATCGACAGCCACGGCGATCAGTGGCGCGAACAGGTGAGTCCCGGCGATCTGGTGCTGATCTGCGACGTCGGCGGCGGCACCGCCGACTTCAGCCTGGTGGCGGTGGCCGAACGGAATGGCGAGCTGCACCTGGAGCGGGTCAGCGTCGGCGACCACCTGCTTCTCGGCGGCGACAACATGGACCTGGCCCTGGCCCACCACCTCAAGGCCGAGCTTGAAGGACAGGGGCAGAAGATCGACAACTGGCAGTTCCACTCCCTCGTCCACGCCTGTCGTCTCGGCAAGGAAAAACTCTTTGCCGACGGCGATCTCGAACAGTACCCCATCAGTCTCGCCAGCCGCGGTTCCAGCCTCTTCGCCCGCACCCTGACCACGCAGCTGCGCCGGGAGCTGCTCACCCGGGTGCTCCTCGACGGCTTCTTCCCCGCCGTCACCATCGACCAGCATCCCCAACGCCGCCGCCATTTCGGCCTGCGTGAATTCGGCCTCGACTACGCCGCCGAACCGGCCCTGAGCAAGCATCTGGCCGAGTTCCTCGCCCGTAGCTGGCAAAATGTCCAATCCCGCGATGAGCTGCGCGCCCTCGTCGGCGACCGTTTCGGCGAGCACCAGGGGCTGCGCTTCCTGCGCCCGAACGCGGTCCTCTTCAACGGCGGCGTCTTCAAGGCCGCCCCCCTGCGGCAACGGATGCTCGACATCCTCGCCGCCTGGAACGACGGCGCCCCGGTGCGAGAGCTCGCCGGCGCCCATTTCGATCTGGCCGTGGCCAAAGGCGCCGCCGCTTTCGCCGGCATCCGCGCCACCGGCCAGGGGATCCGCATCAAGGCCGGTACCGCCCGCTCCTACTACATCGGCCTCGAATCGACCATGCCCGCCGTTCCCGGCTTCACCCCGCCGCTCAAGGCGATCTGCGTCGTTCCTCAGGGGATGGAGGAAGGGAGCGACATGGCCCTCCCCGACCAGGAATTCGGCCTGATCACCGGGGAGCCGGTGGAGTTCCGCTTCTTCTCGTCAAGCATCCGCGCCGGCGACCAAGTGGGAGATGTGGTCGAAGGGGAGGATGATCTGGAGGAGACCGCGCAACTCGAAGTCACCCTCCCCCCGGCCTCGGGGCAGATCGGCGAGTTTCTTCCCGTGACCCTGCATTCGGTCGTTACCGAACTGGGCACCCTCGAACTCTGGATGCGTCATGCCGCCAGCGGCAAAGAATGGAAAGTGGAGTTCAATGTCCGTCCCCAGTAA
- a CDS encoding hsp70 family protein — translation MSVPSKPRYSIGIDLGTTNCVLAYLDQKEPRRGIRVFALPQWESAESHGRFELLPSFLCALTAAERETGFDPASGPHPGPFPGWIPGLFARAQTALRPGRVVSSAKSWLCHGDIDRDAPILPWKSEEIPAEQRLSPIQVSSAYLACFKENWNRLMAADDPRAAFEHQDVVITVPASFDEVAQRLTLEAARLAGYPESLRLIEEPQAAFYAWLDEGRNLTQLAELLDRLPEKQARVLVCDIGGGTTDLSLFEVRAAADSPIGLALTRLAVSDHILLGGDNIDLTLAHLLEQKLLRGQGKLSGRQWNQLLAQARDLKERLLGDEAPEDGREFPITVAGSGSGLFGSTLSAKISAREVRDCIVEGFFPLCTATDRPRKSSGGLREWGLPFAADSAVTRHLAAFLDGQRIDAVLYNGGSVTPEALRARLTDLFGAWQEGERPTVLASDSLAMAVAKGAAKYGFLLRQPKGGERIAGGHAHALYLEVKQKKKGHSLICVLPRGMEAHETIVLSEQAFDLLVNQPVRFQCYYSARRRGDRPGDVVAWNEEEFHPLPPLQTAIHLPLDRPKPANNRLRVNLECTLNELGLLQLHCLEEGGPGRWRLDFNLRKSLLEEAPLTLPAAPLAAEGKAAEAQRLIQALYGKKLDPDFPELKPNQLLRRLEETLGSTRENWDILTLRGLWPTLAAGMTRRNRGLAHELAWLQLAGYALRPGYGVALDETRIEEAWRLFSLGLAFPDDKPALDHWHIFWRRITGGLNAQRQEKIYQKLQGQMQGGRELPQELVRLLGSLERLPLTVKQSLVKKLLAGFTRFKHREPYAWALGRLLARVPLYAGPDSILPPSEVEKAYRELAALDWRQSDYSSLIPLFVQTARRTDLRDVDISPQLRETLLAKLKESGARPEQLRVVRDCIPIEEADRVAQFGESLPVGLFLVTGG, via the coding sequence ATGTCCGTCCCCAGTAAACCCCGTTACAGCATCGGCATCGACCTCGGCACCACCAACTGCGTCCTCGCCTATCTCGATCAAAAGGAACCGCGCCGGGGCATCCGCGTCTTTGCCCTGCCCCAGTGGGAATCGGCGGAGAGCCACGGGCGTTTCGAGCTGCTCCCCTCTTTCCTCTGCGCCCTGACGGCGGCGGAGCGGGAGACGGGCTTCGATCCCGCGAGCGGCCCCCATCCCGGCCCCTTCCCCGGCTGGATTCCCGGCCTCTTCGCCCGCGCCCAGACCGCCCTGCGCCCAGGGCGGGTGGTCAGTTCGGCCAAGTCCTGGCTCTGCCACGGCGATATCGACCGCGACGCCCCCATCCTCCCCTGGAAATCGGAGGAGATCCCGGCCGAGCAGCGCCTGTCGCCGATCCAGGTGAGCAGCGCCTATCTCGCCTGCTTCAAGGAAAACTGGAACCGGCTGATGGCCGCCGACGATCCCCGGGCGGCCTTCGAGCATCAGGATGTGGTCATCACCGTCCCCGCCTCCTTCGACGAGGTCGCCCAGCGCCTGACCCTCGAAGCGGCCCGGCTGGCCGGCTATCCCGAAAGCCTGCGCCTGATCGAGGAGCCGCAGGCGGCCTTTTACGCCTGGCTCGACGAGGGGCGCAACCTCACCCAGCTGGCGGAACTCCTCGACCGCCTGCCGGAAAAGCAGGCGCGGGTGCTGGTCTGCGACATCGGCGGCGGCACCACCGACCTCAGCCTCTTCGAGGTGCGCGCGGCCGCCGACTCCCCCATCGGCCTCGCCCTCACCCGCCTGGCGGTCAGCGACCATATCCTCCTCGGCGGCGACAATATCGACCTGACCCTGGCGCATCTGCTTGAACAGAAGCTGTTGCGCGGCCAGGGCAAGCTCTCGGGGCGGCAATGGAACCAGCTCCTCGCCCAGGCCCGCGATCTCAAAGAGCGCCTGCTTGGGGATGAGGCGCCGGAAGACGGCCGCGAATTCCCCATCACCGTCGCCGGCAGCGGCTCCGGCCTCTTCGGCTCGACCCTGAGCGCGAAAATCAGCGCCCGCGAGGTGCGCGACTGCATTGTCGAAGGCTTCTTCCCGTTGTGCACGGCCACCGACCGGCCACGCAAGAGCAGCGGTGGGCTGCGCGAATGGGGCCTGCCCTTCGCCGCCGACAGCGCCGTCACCCGCCATCTCGCCGCCTTCCTCGATGGCCAGCGGATCGACGCGGTCCTCTACAACGGCGGCTCCGTCACCCCCGAGGCCCTGCGCGCGCGCCTTACCGATCTTTTCGGCGCCTGGCAGGAGGGCGAGCGGCCGACGGTCCTCGCCAGCGACTCCCTGGCCATGGCGGTGGCCAAGGGCGCGGCCAAATACGGCTTCCTGCTGCGCCAACCCAAGGGCGGTGAACGCATCGCCGGCGGCCATGCCCACGCCCTCTACCTGGAAGTGAAGCAGAAAAAAAAGGGACACAGCCTGATCTGTGTCCTCCCCCGGGGGATGGAGGCGCACGAAACCATCGTCCTTTCCGAGCAGGCCTTCGATCTGCTGGTCAACCAGCCGGTGCGCTTCCAGTGCTACTACTCGGCCCGCCGCCGGGGGGATCGGCCCGGGGATGTGGTCGCGTGGAACGAGGAGGAATTCCATCCCCTGCCCCCCTTGCAGACCGCCATCCACCTCCCCCTCGACCGCCCGAAACCGGCCAACAACCGCCTGCGGGTCAATCTCGAATGCACCCTCAACGAGCTCGGGCTGTTGCAGCTCCATTGTCTGGAAGAAGGCGGCCCCGGCCGCTGGCGTTTGGATTTCAACCTGCGCAAAAGTCTGCTCGAAGAAGCCCCGCTTACCCTCCCCGCCGCACCGCTGGCTGCCGAAGGCAAAGCTGCCGAGGCCCAGCGACTGATTCAGGCCTTGTACGGCAAGAAACTCGACCCCGATTTCCCCGAACTCAAGCCGAACCAGCTTCTGCGCCGCCTCGAAGAGACCCTCGGCAGCACCCGCGAGAACTGGGACATCCTCACCCTGCGCGGCCTCTGGCCGACTCTGGCCGCGGGCATGACCCGGCGCAACCGCGGCCTCGCCCATGAGCTGGCCTGGCTCCAGCTCGCCGGTTACGCCCTGCGCCCCGGCTACGGCGTCGCCCTCGACGAAACCCGCATCGAAGAAGCCTGGCGGCTCTTCAGCCTCGGCCTGGCCTTCCCCGACGACAAACCCGCCCTCGACCATTGGCACATCTTTTGGCGCCGCATCACCGGAGGGCTCAACGCCCAGCGCCAGGAAAAAATCTACCAAAAGCTGCAGGGGCAGATGCAGGGGGGACGGGAACTCCCCCAGGAACTGGTGCGTCTGCTCGGCTCCCTCGAACGCCTGCCGCTGACGGTGAAACAGTCGCTGGTCAAGAAGCTGCTCGCCGGCTTCACCCGCTTCAAGCACCGCGAACCTTACGCCTGGGCGCTGGGACGCCTCCTCGCCCGCGTCCCCCTCTACGCCGGGCCGGACAGCATCCTGCCGCCGAGCGAGGTAGAAAAGGCCTACCGCGAACTGGCCGCGCTCGACTGGCGCCAGAGCGACTACAGCTCCCTCATCCCCCTCTTCGTCCAGACGGCGCGGCGCACCGATCTGCGCGACGTGGATATTTCCCCCCAGCTGCGCGAAACCCTCCTCGCCAAACTCAAGGAATCAGGCGCCCGCCCCGAGCAGCTGCGCGTCGTACGCGACTGCATCCCCATCGAAGAAGCCGACCGCGTCGCCCAATTCGGCGAATCCCTTCCCGTCGGGTTGTTCTTGGTTACGGGGGGGTAG
- a CDS encoding type II toxin-antitoxin system VapC family toxin produces the protein MNLLIDTCAFLWLISDAPELSQNARQLFTNTENQVYLSVASAWEIIVKNKLGKLPLPEPAHDFVHNWRKRHQIETLPLDEPAVLQLSRLPEYHKDPFDRILICQAIANSLIILTPDSQITRYPVRTEW, from the coding sequence TTGAACCTGCTGATCGACACCTGCGCCTTCTTGTGGCTCATCAGCGATGCCCCCGAATTGTCGCAAAACGCCCGCCAGCTTTTCACCAACACGGAGAATCAGGTTTACCTCAGCGTGGCCTCTGCCTGGGAAATCATCGTCAAGAACAAGTTAGGCAAGCTCCCCCTGCCCGAACCGGCCCACGATTTTGTCCATAACTGGCGAAAACGCCATCAGATTGAAACCCTGCCCCTGGATGAACCCGCCGTACTACAGCTTTCCCGCCTGCCGGAATATCACAAAGACCCGTTCGACCGCATTCTCATTTGCCAGGCCATCGCCAACAGCCTGATTATTCTGACACCGGACAGCCAGATCACGCGCTACCCGGTTCGCACCGAATGGTAA
- a CDS encoding type II toxin-antitoxin system Phd/YefM family antitoxin, with protein sequence MLKLSIDEANNKLGRYLDKLEKGEKILLCRRNRPIAEIRSLHSPALHKPRPIGLAKGLFSVPESFFEELPDEMLRSFAGENP encoded by the coding sequence ATGCTGAAACTTTCCATTGATGAAGCAAACAACAAGCTCGGACGGTATCTCGACAAACTGGAAAAGGGGGAAAAAATTCTCCTCTGCCGCAGGAACCGTCCGATCGCGGAAATCCGTTCGTTGCATTCCCCCGCTCTACACAAACCCAGGCCGATTGGACTCGCCAAAGGTCTGTTCAGCGTACCGGAAAGTTTTTTCGAGGAACTTCCCGACGAAATGTTGCGCTCTTTCGCGGGTGAAAACCCTTGA
- a CDS encoding type IV pilin protein: MLSKFRKSEKGFTLIELLIVVAIIGILAAIAIPQFAAYRVRGFNSSAQSDVRNLSTSQAAFFSDWQAFGGTIATAVANPLVFAAFGGGNGTPLTGPTGTLNTPNLVPTIIATVQGGNRGIQIPLGNNVTLVSNTPAAADLTAYSGASKHLNGNTYYAVDSDSSAIFFVENPGSEGTPVVAADAPCTQGNDDFSGVAGPGNINWNIR; the protein is encoded by the coding sequence ATGTTGAGTAAATTCAGAAAGTCTGAAAAAGGTTTCACCCTGATCGAGCTGCTGATCGTCGTCGCGATCATCGGCATCCTGGCGGCGATTGCTATTCCGCAGTTCGCCGCCTACCGAGTCCGGGGTTTCAACTCCTCGGCGCAAAGCGACGTGCGCAACCTTTCCACTTCGCAAGCTGCCTTCTTTTCTGACTGGCAGGCATTTGGCGGCACTATCGCTACTGCGGTTGCAAACCCCCTGGTTTTTGCCGCTTTTGGTGGTGGCAACGGGACCCCTTTGACAGGACCTACGGGTACTCTCAACACACCTAACCTTGTGCCTACTATAATCGCAACGGTGCAAGGTGGTAATCGTGGTATTCAGATTCCCCTGGGGAACAACGTCACGCTTGTTAGCAATACCCCTGCAGCTGCTGATCTAACAGCTTATTCGGGTGCTTCCAAGCACCTTAATGGCAATACTTACTACGCTGTTGATAGTGACTCTTCGGCTATTTTCTTTGTAGAAAATCCAGGTAGTGAAGGGACGCCCGTGGTTGCTGCCGACGCACCATGTACCCAAGGTAATGACGATTTTTCGGGTGTAGCCGGGCCTGGCAATATCAACTGGAACATCCGGTAA
- a CDS encoding ABC transporter ATP-binding protein, with amino-acid sequence MSEGVVFSEVWKTYERELGTVSQPALRGVSFSVRHGETLGLIGANGAGKSTCIRLLMDFIRPDRGSITLDGRSPAESALRHDIGYLPEIASFPSSLTILDMLRFVGATHRLPKATIAEQSERWLRTLDLWEARKRPIRTFSKGMQQRASFVLALVHDPSLLILDEPMSGLDPIGRASIGNLIHDLKGQGKTILFCTHILEDVDRLADRLLILHKGEKRFEGTSAELAATFNVPSIVEGFLKAIEVNAP; translated from the coding sequence ATGTCCGAAGGTGTTGTCTTTTCCGAGGTCTGGAAGACCTACGAACGTGAACTGGGCACGGTTTCGCAACCAGCCTTGCGCGGGGTATCTTTCTCGGTCCGGCATGGTGAAACGTTGGGCCTGATCGGGGCGAACGGGGCGGGGAAGAGTACCTGCATCCGTCTGCTCATGGACTTCATCCGACCCGATCGAGGAAGCATCACCCTGGACGGGCGGAGTCCAGCGGAAAGTGCGTTGCGTCACGACATCGGCTATCTCCCCGAGATCGCCAGTTTCCCTTCCAGCCTGACCATTCTCGACATGCTGCGCTTCGTCGGCGCGACCCACCGGTTGCCGAAAGCGACCATCGCCGAACAGTCCGAACGCTGGCTGCGCACTCTTGACTTGTGGGAAGCCCGCAAACGCCCGATCCGGACCTTCTCCAAGGGGATGCAGCAGCGGGCCAGTTTCGTGCTGGCGCTGGTGCATGATCCCTCCTTGCTCATCCTCGACGAACCGATGAGCGGCCTCGACCCCATCGGCCGGGCGAGCATCGGTAACTTGATCCACGATCTCAAGGGCCAGGGCAAGACAATACTTTTTTGCACCCACATTCTCGAAGACGTGGATCGGCTGGCGGATCGCCTGTTGATTCTGCACAAGGGGGAAAAACGTTTCGAGGGAACGTCGGCGGAACTGGCCGCGACCTTCAATGTTCCTAGCATTGTCGAGGGGTTCCTGAAAGCCATCGAGGTGAACGCGCCATGA
- a CDS encoding DUF2760 domain-containing protein, whose translation MSILFTLAGLALVAVLFFFPELLPPQPELLPQLHIAAVALLGIAALLQLVALFRRKPAVEPAAPVKAAAAPAEPVVPRPAPEKLAQAQVVQFLGRLQEKGRLVDFVMDDITPYSNEEIGAAARVVHQGCKEVLAESFDIRALHPGSEGEDLTLAADFDARAYRLVGKVPEHPPFTGRVLHRGWKTARVNLPQLTDEAREVIAPAEVEIA comes from the coding sequence ATGAGTATCCTCTTTACCCTGGCCGGACTGGCCCTGGTCGCCGTCCTTTTCTTTTTTCCCGAACTGCTTCCTCCGCAGCCTGAACTCCTTCCGCAACTGCACATCGCCGCCGTCGCCCTCCTCGGCATCGCCGCGCTGCTGCAGTTGGTCGCCCTCTTCCGGCGGAAACCGGCGGTCGAGCCGGCTGCGCCGGTGAAGGCTGCCGCCGCTCCGGCGGAACCGGTCGTGCCCCGTCCCGCCCCGGAAAAACTCGCCCAGGCCCAGGTGGTACAGTTTCTCGGCCGCCTGCAGGAGAAAGGCCGGCTGGTCGACTTCGTCATGGATGACATCACCCCCTATAGCAACGAAGAGATCGGCGCCGCCGCGCGCGTGGTGCACCAGGGCTGCAAAGAGGTTCTGGCCGAAAGTTTCGACATCCGCGCCCTCCATCCCGGCAGCGAAGGGGAAGACCTGACCCTGGCCGCCGACTTCGACGCCCGCGCCTACCGGCTGGTGGGCAAGGTCCCCGAGCATCCCCCCTTTACCGGCCGGGTGCTCCATCGCGGCTGGAAGACCGCCCGCGTGAACCTGCCCCAACTCACCGACGAGGCCCGCGAAGTGATCGCCCCGGCCGAAGTGGAAATTGCCTAG
- a CDS encoding PIN domain-containing protein gives MMLTFFDTNVLVYLFDTDSPEKANRARAVFGEAVEEGRFVISTQVLQEFFVTVTRKLAVPLSVVDAEEAVRGFAELSVTPVDVPQVLAAIGRSRTMQISFWDALIIEAALSVGATRLLTEDLQHGCRFDGLRIENPFL, from the coding sequence ATGATGCTGACCTTTTTCGATACCAACGTCCTCGTCTATCTGTTCGATACCGATTCCCCGGAAAAAGCCAACCGCGCCAGAGCCGTGTTTGGGGAGGCGGTCGAAGAGGGGCGTTTTGTCATCAGCACCCAGGTATTACAGGAGTTTTTCGTGACCGTAACGCGCAAACTTGCCGTTCCTCTATCGGTTGTCGATGCCGAGGAAGCGGTGCGCGGCTTTGCCGAACTGTCCGTGACGCCGGTGGATGTTCCGCAAGTCCTGGCGGCCATTGGGCGTTCCCGCACCATGCAAATATCTTTTTGGGATGCATTGATTATTGAAGCCGCGTTGTCGGTCGGCGCTACCCGCCTGTTGACGGAGGATTTGCAACACGGTTGTCGATTCGATGGCTTGCGGATTGAAAATCCTTTTCTTTGA
- a CDS encoding type IV pilin protein, with product MRVKFSKSEAGFTLVELLIVVAIIGILASIAIPQLASYRVRSFNAMTHTDVRHLLMTQTAFFIDFQVYGVSAQAANLAAFAGSTGGPGARVTGPAVLGAIPGITATNLGGNVCAMPLRLSNNVSMVATTAVGNLSVFTGVAKHLNGDTYFGVDSNTTTTFFDRVLGSESIPLAAGIEPPATNGDDFTGVIGPSGNAWRVR from the coding sequence ATGCGGGTAAAATTCAGTAAATCCGAAGCAGGGTTCACGCTTGTTGAATTGCTGATTGTGGTCGCGATCATCGGCATTCTGGCGTCGATTGCCATTCCGCAACTTGCCAGCTATCGGGTTCGTAGTTTCAATGCCATGACGCATACCGATGTGCGTCACCTCTTGATGACACAGACTGCTTTTTTTATCGATTTCCAGGTCTATGGCGTCAGTGCGCAAGCGGCGAATCTGGCTGCCTTCGCTGGGTCCACCGGCGGCCCCGGCGCACGGGTCACAGGGCCGGCTGTCTTGGGGGCAATTCCAGGGATTACCGCTACGAATTTGGGTGGAAACGTCTGTGCAATGCCCCTTCGGCTCAGCAATAATGTATCTATGGTTGCCACTACGGCGGTCGGCAACCTCTCCGTTTTTACCGGGGTGGCAAAGCATCTCAATGGCGATACTTATTTCGGTGTGGATAGCAATACGACCACCACCTTTTTTGACCGGGTTTTGGGTTCTGAAAGCATTCCGCTTGCGGCAGGGATTGAACCGCCGGCCACGAATGGTGACGACTTTACCGGGGTCATCGGTCCGAGCGGTAACGCTTGGCGTGTGCGTTAG